The Macrobrachium rosenbergii isolate ZJJX-2024 chromosome 14, ASM4041242v1, whole genome shotgun sequence sequence ATATGTTAGGTGCAAAAAACCATGTACCTATATTCCCTTCAGGATCCTATTTCATCCCTAAAATTTCCACCTACATCCCCTgtcctttctctgaattttttttctgtcacagcTCTGTATCTTAGAGGTTTTCCTATTTAATAAAACATTGCTTTCATCATAACGTCATCAAACTGATTCTGGCAGAAGCTTTGACGTGTTCCGTAGTAAACACTCTTTAATCGGTTTCATATAGTCACACAACCGATATACTCATAGCAGTCCTCTTAAAgaccttttcttttttccatgttAGGCTGAGACGGGAACACTTTCCGCttgatgatcatatatatatatatatatatatatatatatatatatatatatatatatatatatatatatatatatatatatatatatatatatatatatatatacttttagtcaTTGCCTTTATGGATTGTATCCTAATGGTTTTACATctggtttttaataatttaccaaaTATCACTCGTTAACGAGAAGCGAAATTGATCATCTTGAAGACGAACATCCAGTTTCATGAGGAGGTTCGCACCGAtgtcattctttcttttccaatGTAGCTGGAGAAATGTCCTTCAAGCTGCAATTTTACCACGGCTTTTACTGAAATCTTACATAAATTCAGAATCAGATGCGGACACGTATGCACATGTAGTGTAGCATACACAATACAGAAGTGTATTCTGCGAACACAAAGTCTAATCGGATCAAATGGATGTTCTGTAAgtgaatatttacagtatatattcatagtaGATAATTCACGGCTTTGTTAAACACAGAAACTCAGGTAaccgtttttctcttttatttacaaaaatagagatatatatatttctaactcgCAATAAATTCTTCGtgcttacaagaaaaataaaagaaactatgtAACAAAAACTGGCTTGGATTTTATATCACATATAGAACTATATATTAATATCCTCTTACACTTATACATTATTAATGGAAGAAGTTATATctgataatatacagtatgtcctCTCTTTGCTTTTCACagtaacatatacacacacattatatatatatatatatatatatatatatatatatatatatatatatatatatatatatatatatatatatatatatatatatatatatatatatatatatatatatatatatatatatatatatatatatatatatatatatatatatatatatatatatatatatatacagtatatatatactatataagtaAGAAAGgtttaaagagtaaaaaatgcggaAATATGACGATGTGATAAGAAATATGAGCGCAGATGAAAGACAGATCAAAGTTTTGATATGGTTTGCTCACGAAGTGTGTACAAATCTGAAAGTTTTGAGCGGAGAGAGGAAAGTCAGACTAGGCGGGGTTTGGTCAGATGGGTCTGAAGTGGTGATGAACAGGTTTTATAATCTCCAGGAAGTCTGAGCGCGCAACAGATATAGATGAGTGGCTCAGTGCGTAGGAGTACAGAGTGGCTGAGGTTGTGGGAACGACAGATGCCTTGTTTTCAGAGAAGTACTTATTGCTGGTATGCAGGCGTCTACAACTGATGCATAAGACCTTATGCACTTACAAAGGGAATAGAGGGGTTTCTGCGCAGGTGTGATTCTAAAATGAAGTGATGCGTGGCTAGTACAAAAGATAGAATAGCGGGGAGAACCCATTACACGTCCAACGAtgtaataggaaaaataaatctcGTGTAAaaatgttatgatgatgatgataatggcgatgataaagataatgatgatacatatatttcaatgatGAATGAAACATTACCCTAAACTATGTctacaatttcttttttgtttccaaGGTCCACCATAGTAACGACTCTTCCAAAAACTCGCTCGTCATGAGATGAATCTGTGCTGTCAATGTTGGCACTACAACCTACACTGTCTTCGTTATTGTTCTGTTCTTTAGGCGGCTTTTTACGTTCAGGACAATGAATATTAGTCGCTACCTTAGACCAATAACTCTCCACCTCTTGCAAAGTCAGACCTTGTGTCTCAGGTAACAAAAGAACAAATGCGACTAAAGTCAGGCACCCAGCTGCATATCCCCAGAAGGATATGTAGAGGTTTGAGGCTGACGTTTGTGCTGCAAGGAAAGTGATGAAGAATTGTGCTGCAAAGGTTGCGGCTCCAGCAATTCCGCTTCCTGTGCCTCGAACTGAACTGGGCAGCAATTCTGTGGCAATCAGGTAGCTAGTGGGGCCGATGCCTATGCCAAATGCTAATGTGAACACTGCTAAGTATAAAAGTGGAGCCCAGGCTACTTTGCTCTCATTTTCATGTCCATAAAAATGGCATCCTAACAGGGCAACAGATACACCAGCAACTAAAGAggcaataattattattttctttcgcGGGAGGCGACCAAGGAGGAAAGCGCCTATGATATTTGAAAGGAAACGAACACTTCCAACAATCACAGAACCATGGTGGGGTGAAATTTCAGCATTTGCATTTTGGAAAATCTGGACAACGAATAAAGCAAGAACAAGCTGTCCCGTGCACTCTTTCAGGACAAGTAAAGTAGTCGACACAGCCACCGGCAATAAGGCGTTTAGTTTAGAAAGACTTCGAATATCTTGGCAACGTCCTTCTTCACAGTTATTGCTTGAGGAAAAAACATTCTGCATCTCGTTCACTTCCATGTCAACATCATGGTCGGGAGCTCGGagattttttaaagtgtatttggCCTCTTCAATTCTACCCTGCTGAATTAACTTCGTAGGAGACTCTGGTACCAACAGTAGAAAAATCATGCATGGAacgaaaataaatggaatgatgAGGACAACCGTTGTCCAATGGAAGACTCCACCCATGAAGTAAGTGAGGAGGAACCCCAGGGAAAAGGCAGCCTCCGGTACAGCCCCTAGGAGTCCCCTCCTTTTCGGCTCACTCACTTCGCATGGGTACACGTAAACACAGATAGATCCGCCAGCAGTCATGAGTCCCTGAAAGTAAACAGAATTAACAGTTAGTTTACAACacttaatttctcttttctgtttgGATGGcttaaattttccaaattaaaCATAGTGTTAAGTGTGAAATGGAACTTGGTGGTAGTTATGCTATcagtaccattattattaactaaaatacAAATCAAGTATAATATCACGTTTTTCTGGATAACTGAAAACAGTCAagcatttctgattttttttattgcacagtAGCTTTGTTCTGAATTCTCATGAGAAATAATGTCTACTCTAACGACAGCCAATGGGTTCATGTTCAGGAAATCGAGCcatccagttaaaataaaacttacattaaaGGTGATAAGTAGCCATCAAATGTTGTTAGATTCTGTTGtcagaattattattaagaaaacaaacaaatggtcAGAGAACAGCTTCCAATTGTGTTTTGCAAATGTATAGATAAAACAGGGTTATGTATGCTTTAATTACTAAGCAGAGGAAGTATTTAGTACCTGTATGGCTCTGAGAATGATCATAGCCGAGGGAGAGTCCCTCGACAGAAGTAATATAGGCCATGTCAGAGCGAGCGGGGGAAGGATTAGGATCAAGAGACGTCGAGCACCTAAAAGTTGCACGAGGCCACCACCCACGACCGACCCGGGAATGGACACTAGCTGAACGACGATtgctagaaaataaaatagatctGAACATTAAACGTGAGCTACAAATAgcgcaaaaataatgataacaccAACAGTTGTCATGCCAATGGGGTcgtatttatattgtttttttttctatatcaaatACCAAAGGCTAATGAAAGACGATGAAAAATACATAATGGGAAATGCTTCCATgctatttacagtatttttgtgCAATAGGTCTACACAACAACAATGGCTTTTACTCACCAAACCAATTAATTTGCTCTTCATTTAGGCTAACTCCTCCCTCAATCTTCCAATTTCCTAAAGCTACTGATGAAAATGCTATGACTATTCCGAAGACACAGCCTGCTGAGCCAACTGCCACAGCAGAGGCGACCTGGAAgagaaaatcaaaagataaattgCAGTTCGTAATGCTGTGGATATCTGCTTATCATCAGCAAAGGTAAAATACTGCTTTTAATGTCTGTTCTTTGTTTACGTGAAGAGTATTTTAAACATTTGTGAAATATTGACTGCTAAGCAATGGAGCATTGAGATGATGAAATTAGTAGTGATACTTTTGGTCTGAATATTCATAACAGATTAACCACGTTCTAACTATCACGCGGGAAACTCGAGGGGTTCTAACTTCAACAACAAAGTAGAACTGTTTGTGGCAGGAAGAGTGTAATGTAACTGACAAGTTTTCAAGAAACATATGGTATAGATGTGagccaaaattaaagaaaaatactgcTCATTTAAATTCCAGGTTAGTTTATTGTCCAGTGGGCAACCACATCTAAAcgaaatttctgttttttcctgtTCCAAAAATCACTACGAAGGTCTTCTGAACACCAGTATCATGGAAGTAAAAGACAAGACAAAGTTAATTTTAAACGTCTCTGGTTCCTGCCATAGCTACTTCCGGATGGAAAAGTATTGAATGTGAATAACTTGTTAACAATATCGCCAACTGGAAGATGCATTCTACTTAGGGGAGGGTAATGcgttatgtttatctatttatttatcagagtAACGTTCTGTAGACACAGTCATAAAGGTAGAGTAAGGAACTGGCTGGAGTTTAAGATATTCTTGCTAAATTAATACATTCACTCTAGTAGGAAAAAGTTTTCGTACCCAACACACTCTGAGTTGACGTCGCCGGCTTGTAAACAAACTTATTCCCGCGTCTGGTACGTGCGAGGGCCCAAGCTTTCGTCCGAGTTTAAATCGTATATTTAAAATAACTAAGGgaaacgaagtttttttttcaataaaattactgATTCCACAGCAAGCATAAAACTTTTATATCGAAGTCAAAATCCTCGTGTCAGGTTTTTAGACAACCAAAAATACCTGGATGAGCACATGTTGATATGTGACCAAGGAATGAGAAACTTCAAGTAGACTACAGTTACGAATAGTCGAAATTTAGATCTGGATAACCAAAGTTTGGCTCAGCAAGTGAATTATGTGATGAagtctgtaaaaaaagaaatatgtgaagTTCAGCTTTAGGCACGTGACATTTTTCCTTACCTGACGAAATACTGGTGTTATAAACTGCTTTTTCTCTGACATCAATTGACTTGTCACGTCTTGTTGTAGTTTGTCTGTTTCTTCCACTTTAGTGTCCATacggaaaaatttaaaaaaacgacGTAAATTACCACAAGTAGTGTCAAACTTCTTAAGGAATTTAAGAGCAAACTGAAACTCGAGGCAAACGTTGCGactaaaatcacattaagaagtAATCACTATTGTGATCGTCGTCTTTACTCTCGAGATGAACGAACCAGCTTTGTTTCAGGACGGGACAGTTGACCTGACTGTTGCTGACGGATGTACTGGGAAACCAATCGTTCCTCAGTTACCTTATATACTGGGTTCGCGTCTTCGCGGTCAATACAGTGCTGCCGCCTCCCTCCTGAGTCCTGACGTAACCCTCGGTTACCGAGAGATAGACACCCCCATCCCTTGTCTAGTTGTCGGCAGTACGCCAACTGCATGTAGTGGTTACACTGAGCGTTACACGACATATTTCGTATTTTATTCGTTAGGATGTGTGAAGGCGATGTAATGATCTAGGGGCCTTTCAGACAAGCGAATATTATCAATAAGCGTTGCAACTTATGGAACTAGATTGTTTCCCCTCGATTCTGGTTCTCGAAGTTTCTCTGACTGGGGAACATCGCTGCGTGTGTTTCTCCTGTCTagctattaaaattaatttctttcaagaaaGGCGTTATTTTTTATCAAGTTAAAATACGATACAGAGGGCATTAAATAATATACTTCAAGGAGTCCGCTGTTTCTGAAGAGGCCTCGGGAGACGACCGTGTATGCGGATGATTTCAGATTAGACTAGTTATGCGGGAACGTCAGCCTGTTTGCCCGCGCTGAAATCCTTCTACgtttaaaatattagaaataggAAAATCTTCGttctatttacaaatatttatatacatgttcctacacacgcacacacacattatatattatatatatatatgtgtgtgtgtgcatatatatacacacatatttatttatttaatatgtatatgtgtgtgttctagAGTTTATACCAAATTTACGTTCATGTTTCGAGCATGAACTATTATGTCTGCTGTCTTAACAAAAATCTCAAGCAATGGTATAGCTAGTTATACTTGGATTTGATCACTTACTGTAATATCATCTTCAGCTGTCCTGCTTCTCGAAAGTTCGTTTTCCTACCCTCGGCCTAGTTTTGTGGGTCGATTGCTGCCTCTGATTGCCGTTTCATCCAACTACCAGTTGCTAAACATTACTATGCAATCTCTTAGTAAATACAAGTGCATCTTTCTTCTATGACGATAAACTTCCATTGACAACACCATTGACTGTCTTCAACATATGCAGACTCACATGCGTAACATGGGTGACTTTTGTTATATAACGCTTTGAACATGCGGAGGAACTAGGTGACGTTGCCGTATGGTGAATAAGCTAGGTCACCTCTTttctaaatcaaggaagagaggaaaaatagaCCGATTGCACATGTCACGtaaaggaagggaaaagggaaatgaGTAACTACTGTATACAAAGTGACAACGCAGCGTCCCCTATcacctctccctttctctctctatctttctctaaAGCAGACATTTCACGCAGAATGCAGGGCTTTGCTGCAGTCATGTTCCTCAGTTCCAGAACGTTCGCACCCaatgctctcactctctctcccctcacttcACATCcaaccccttctctctttccaaaccaccTGTTACGATGAAATAGACCGGCGCAGGTTTTCAGTCCTCTTGCGAGCTCCAGATTACTCGCGTTTGCTTTGTTTCTGAAACAGTATTGGCTCAAACCACTGAGGATTATTTGAGATCGTGTTTGTAAGTCCAAGGCATTCCtttatattgttctctctctctctctctctctctctctctctccagtatttgAATGAATGGTAGTAGGTCCAGCGTTCTTCAGCAGAAAGGCCTACTATAGGTGTCTCATAAACAGATCCATGATAATTTGATaatcctgaaagctttttttctgaaaagggaAAACCCGATGAGCTTTGTTTCAGCAATTAGAtatatccatttctctctctctctctctctctctctctctctctctctctctctctctctctctctctctctatatatatatatatatatatatatatatatatatatacatatacacacacacacacacacacacacacacacacacacacatacatacatatatatatatatatatatatatatatatatatatatatatatatatcaccaggaATAACTTTACCTTGTAACGtatatgcaatacatacatacaaatattaccACATGTAGCCATAGCTTGCGCTCGTgtctgccaagagagagagagagagattcctcattCATTCTGTATTAATATTGACCAAAACGTTATCAGTGATGAGGCATTGGTTACGTAAAGCATTTTGTCCTTGCTTAAAGAACAAATTTTCTATATTAAATCACTGGAGTATTTCTCTGAGGCATTTAAACTGGAGTttcaattttacatttcattcaaaaACTTCATCAAATTGGCGAATGTACAAATAGGATGTATACATAAGGCATTAATTTGGTTTTTAGCATATCAATTAACTTTCATTTTGTCTACATTTTTTTCACCACAATGTTACTTCAATACTTCAAGAAACAAATCTCCCACCCTATGAGTTTTTAATTTTAGTGGAAGATAAATTAATTGGTGACTGGGCAATTTTATAGCCTTTTGTTAACTAATGATTCGTCTCAAAATCACGGAAGGAGCACTGATAACTTGAGGGCAAGAAAGGCCATTAGTAGATATTAATCTCATCAGTAAATACTTCACTCTTTTGgaacatatacaaaaaatcaaCATTTCTAAATGTTCCTTTGCGACTAAGAAAGTGCAGGGAAACGTATCATGACGAAAACATTTTTGGCTTAAAACACTAACAAGATTTATCCTTCTTATTATTTCTATATGTTTACTgctgaaaaaaatgtaacatttgGTATCTGACATTCGTCACGAAAACACTATGAAGAAAAGATCATATCTACGCTAATCTATAGAATTTGTTCCACGGCTAATCTGGAGGAGATTAAGAagaattagtgaatatttaataTCCGCTCGCATTTTGAATTAATATAAGGTCTCAGGCAAAAACCACAAATAAGAGATTCAGTTTTTACCGTAattcataatattatttttcctgtgtatgACTGACAGTCAACGGGTGATGAAATCCAAATTTAACTCACCGTTCTCCACCCTCGCGCAGCACGTAATGTCCCTTGGGTAGGGTCTTTATGTTAGTTCCAGATAGTTAAAGTACAGGGCAGAAATCTTTCGAAGTACATTGGAATTCAACTAGACGtatattttcctgaaaaaaatgaaaggaggtcTCTTTAATGGCATTTGTTAAACCAGGagctatttatttatgtacgtgGTACATAAATTTACCTATGTGACTTTCGCTTCATAACCAAGGTCACATTAATTTAATCATCCTAAGTTTTATCTTCAAATTTATTATGAGTTAGAGTGACAGTTTCAGAGGAAAGAATAAAACGAGCAACAGCAAAATGACCTTGCAGTAAGAGCGTGGTTAcaacacaaatgaaaatgagCAATAACTAGTTAACCCCTTTACAAATAAATCATAGAATGATCTAAACTCAGAGTTACGTCAGTACACCTTTACAGTAAGGCCTACAAGCCTTCTTGATAGCAACGAAAGCCCACAGCATAAATACAAACCTTCCACGAGTAAAAAGACGActagaatcataaaaaaaaactccgaagCTGCTCTGGCCAGGACAAAGCACACCAATAATTCGATCATAAGAAAAACGCCGCAGCCCGGAAACAAGGACATACCACCAAAACCCATTTCACTCCCTCACTCGCATCTGCGTCGCACCAAACGGCATTTTTAGCTCTGTCCACAAAGACTTCATGGCAGGCACAGGTACGAAAGTGTGCATACGGAGGCATCGCTGCTATTTAAGGCATGACGGCACCAAGGACAGACTGCCTGTGAAAAGGTTTTCCCAGTGAAGATGAACAGTTCACGTTTTGTCTAAATTCGCCGTTAGATGTTAGAAATGTTTGCATAGTCTTATCATTATTGTTCTTATttccggattattattattattattattattatttgctaatgCCTACGTAGGCCTATGTCTTTTGTCAGAGCGTCTTATTATGTAACTTGACTGGGCAAGcacttgtatttttgtttaatgataatttctcatttacattataaaaatgttaGGGATAATCTATGTATATTGTAAGTTTCCTACACCCCGGCCAGGTAACTCGCTTTAGACACATTTGACACCAGTGGTACACAGAAACAGTTCTTGCTAAGTTACAAAAATGCGCgcactgaaattaaaaaataccaCTTACATCCACCAATTTATAGCAATAACGATGATATTTGAAAACGCATTTCGTGAAAATGAGGTAATCTCTAGAGGTTAGTAGACCGACAGTCAGAATCTGCGCCCCTCAGCTACCACGCTTTGCATAAATTAGTGAGGGGAAACCGATGTGGCCCACAGCTCGGGTCGGATTCAACCAGCTCTGGTAGCTTGTAACCGGTTCTCTCACGGCCGGGTTCCACTGCCAGGTTTTCCAAGAATACAATCTCTCCGCGGTCATTTGTCCCTCTTTCTTGCTCATGGCATTTTGGACCCAGTTAGCTTCTATAACCGCCGCATACCAGGTTGCCTTCATGTAACTTTTGGCTTCGACGCTAGACTTTGAGGCGCATGCACGTGAAAGCACTGAGCCGGTACGATAATTGAGTCATTAGTTTGTTTTTACGTATGTAAACATCTGAGTGTTTGTCTGGCACTCACCTATAACAAGCTGTTATGGGTTcgaatatttgtttaattatttggtAAAGCGACCAACGACTGCAAGCCAGACACCATACGGTCAATATTTCGAGGGGATTCGAATTTGTTCGAATTCCTCAATACTTTGGGCAGTCTCCTACTGCAACGAGACGGAGCGCGGGCCAAATCAATTCACAAGTCAAGCCTCAGACGCCCACCTGTGACTCTCTTCTAACTCGCTCCTAAACATATTTCTGCCGCCCATGTTTAAACACATTTATTTCTGTAAGGGGGCGCGCGTGGGTACGTACTCAACCAGTTTTGTGAGGATGATTCTGGCTCAACTGGTGATGAATTAATGTTATACTCATCGTTATTTTAGATAAACTTGCACAGTATATAGGTTGCCTTTCTTATGACAGCTTCAGGTTTTAAGTTTTTCCTTGCTGAGGATAttgtctttcagcttcaattttACCTTCTGAGTATTCGATACTCTCTGAAATACCTCTTCCGAAATTCTAGATGCTCTTCCAAGAAGGTTTAAAACCTTAAAACCTTTGCgtaaataagatttttctttaagTGTGTGATAACTTATACTTCACTAGACTTCTTTCTTACATAATGATAAGTGGGAACGAGAGACTGAGTAGCGTGTGTATATGGCTGTCTGATGTTTATATTTAGCGTTGTAATTATTTAACGGATAACTGTCTGGCAGCATGTACGGCATTATGGGGCATGTGATGCTACAACGGACCATGAATAAagtttctaaatattttgttCTATTCCTCTCGGCTAGCGTGactaatttacttgtttttctccttttacaagAAATCGACGGAACCAGCCATTTACGGGGAAAAATAACTATTAAACTTCGTTCCAATAGGTAGCATACCCTTTGTCTCCTATCATGAAGCTTATAGCCAACTACGTAGCTTATGAGACTAGACTTGTTTGTACTCATCATCTAAGTTTATTTATGGGAGTCTTACTATCGGCCCTCACTCGGTTCATTGGACGGAGTTCTTTTTGTTTGTCAGATATTGTTTATAATTTGCATCTTGTCAGCGAaagttttaatatcttttatgaaCACGAAACAAAAATTGGGTaacttacagttttatttatttagctaagactaaataaagaaagaaattggagaaa is a genomic window containing:
- the LOC136845767 gene encoding facilitated trehalose transporter Tret1-like, encoding MDTKVEETDKLQQDVTSQLMSEKKQFITPVFRQVASAVAVGSAGCVFGIVIAFSSVALGNWKIEGGVSLNEEQINWFAIVVQLVSIPGSVVGGGLVQLLGARRLLILILPPLALTWPILLLSRDSPSAMIILRAIQGLMTAGGSICVYVYPCEVSEPKRRGLLGAVPEAAFSLGFLLTYFMGGVFHWTTVVLIIPFIFVPCMIFLLLVPESPTKLIQQGRIEEAKYTLKNLRAPDHDVDMEVNEMQNVFSSSNNCEEGRCQDIRSLSKLNALLPVAVSTTLLVLKECTGQLVLALFVVQIFQNANAEISPHHGSVIVGSVRFLSNIIGAFLLGRLPRKKIIIIASLVAGVSVALLGCHFYGHENESKVAWAPLLYLAVFTLAFGIGIGPTSYLIATELLPSSVRGTGSGIAGAATFAAQFFITFLAAQTSASNLYISFWGYAAGCLTLVAFVLLLPETQGLTLQEVESYWSKVATNIHCPERKKPPKEQNNNEDSVGCSANIDSTDSSHDERVFGRVVTMVDLGNKKEIVDIV